One genomic segment of Methanothermobacter wolfeii includes these proteins:
- the priS gene encoding DNA primase catalytic subunit PriS — MFEPATPQERRRYYREEWNVRDLPDFIREDIHMREFGFDHHGRGPNDRYRVFSDERRLSVFMKARFPFAAYSSVAFYRDPGRRKGWQRSELIFDVDAKDLPVRSCNCGGVCEECLSQALELVLMMVDTLRGDLGLDDIHVIYSGRGYHIRVLDPEVMEMESEVRAEILRYTAGAREPRREFSDSTGTYELEHFTIPVGYHRVFTERARHLFLHMGGDEEIEGVTKRTVKEIVKNRNLIRDGEWGVFKRRIGPRVYPRLVKGVSKINMRMVDAKVTIDLKRILRLPTSLHSKVSMICMEVKNPETFDPLDSAVPGFVYERK, encoded by the coding sequence ATATTTGAACCCGCAACACCCCAGGAGAGAAGGAGATACTACCGTGAGGAGTGGAATGTAAGGGACCTCCCTGACTTTATAAGGGAGGACATCCATATGAGGGAGTTCGGATTTGACCACCACGGCAGGGGCCCCAATGACAGGTACAGGGTTTTCAGTGATGAGAGGAGGCTTTCTGTCTTCATGAAGGCAAGGTTCCCCTTCGCAGCCTACTCCTCAGTGGCATTCTACAGGGACCCTGGCAGGAGGAAGGGGTGGCAGAGGTCGGAACTCATATTCGATGTTGATGCAAAGGACCTCCCTGTAAGGTCATGTAACTGTGGGGGTGTCTGTGAGGAGTGCCTCAGCCAGGCACTTGAACTCGTCCTCATGATGGTTGACACCCTGAGGGGTGACCTTGGACTTGATGACATCCATGTGATCTACTCGGGAAGGGGGTATCATATAAGGGTGCTTGACCCTGAGGTCATGGAGATGGAGTCCGAGGTGAGGGCAGAGATACTCAGGTACACTGCAGGTGCAAGGGAACCCAGGAGGGAATTCAGCGACAGCACAGGAACCTATGAACTGGAACACTTCACCATACCCGTCGGATATCACAGGGTTTTCACGGAGAGGGCCAGGCATCTCTTCCTCCATATGGGGGGTGATGAGGAGATTGAGGGTGTCACGAAAAGGACAGTGAAGGAGATAGTGAAGAACAGGAACCTTATCAGGGATGGGGAGTGGGGTGTATTTAAACGAAGGATAGGGCCAAGGGTCTATCCCAGGCTCGTTAAGGGTGTTTCAAAGATCAATATGCGGATGGTTGATGCGAAGGTCACAATCGACCTCAAGAGGATCCTCAGACTCCCAACATCCCTCCACTCAAAGGTCAGCATGATATGCATGGAGGTTAAAAACCCTGAAACCTTTGATCCCCTGGATAGCGCTGTTCCAGGGTTCGTGTATGAGAGGAAATAG
- a CDS encoding DNA primase, whose protein sequence is MVSSLFINPFSEDARELVRNYGALDGIADTSEELQEIVKHTDGQNIDDNSLIPGSIMELAVKRLEWYLKREKREFNHGDYAYLLNPEIQEYDVLAFYVLAQATGAKFRPVSREARLVVESTGALIEERFRVLREGERDEITGQVLHELGSGDLRWIELEELLRTRKLKLTDIILDRGRVIIEGDDFMETFQDRIRDRRPERLYQLLVGSGLKETMISRMIMQRTEDYIARVHEMRSRVQPHPLILEAAELIASRVSEEMFAFTGTSVKSAGPGKLVPEAFPPCIKGTMEGVKSGSRNDAIVLLLTSFISYARLYPSIFRDRTPMKVSDLDPDLRITREEILPLIYDAAEKCEPPLFEDDPQEKLNITAKLGFGVHEEPEPENEGESRWYTPMSCEKIKIHLPDLCHPDRICARITNPLSYYNRMKWIMKSEGKGDEGGDEEKDSE, encoded by the coding sequence ATGGTATCTTCACTCTTCATAAACCCCTTCTCGGAGGATGCAAGGGAGCTTGTAAGGAACTACGGGGCCCTTGATGGGATAGCCGACACCAGCGAGGAACTCCAGGAGATCGTGAAACACACCGACGGCCAGAACATTGATGACAACTCCCTCATACCAGGGAGTATAATGGAACTTGCAGTTAAACGTCTTGAATGGTACCTTAAAAGAGAAAAACGGGAATTCAACCATGGAGACTACGCATACCTCCTGAACCCTGAGATCCAGGAGTACGATGTCCTCGCCTTCTATGTACTGGCCCAGGCAACAGGTGCAAAGTTCAGACCAGTCTCCAGGGAGGCCAGGCTGGTGGTTGAATCCACAGGCGCCCTTATCGAGGAGAGGTTCAGGGTCCTCAGGGAGGGTGAGCGTGATGAGATAACAGGCCAGGTCCTCCATGAGCTTGGATCCGGGGACCTGCGCTGGATTGAACTTGAAGAGCTCCTGAGGACCAGGAAACTGAAACTCACAGACATCATACTGGACAGGGGGAGGGTTATAATTGAGGGTGATGACTTCATGGAAACCTTCCAGGATCGGATAAGGGACAGGAGGCCTGAGAGACTCTACCAGCTCCTTGTAGGTTCAGGACTCAAGGAGACAATGATATCGAGGATGATAATGCAGAGGACCGAGGACTACATTGCAAGGGTGCACGAGATGAGGTCACGGGTCCAGCCACACCCCCTCATCCTTGAGGCTGCAGAGCTCATCGCATCCAGGGTATCGGAGGAGATGTTCGCATTCACAGGGACAAGTGTTAAATCCGCAGGCCCGGGTAAACTGGTCCCTGAGGCATTCCCACCATGCATAAAGGGCACCATGGAAGGTGTGAAGTCAGGGAGCAGGAACGATGCCATAGTTCTGCTACTCACATCCTTCATATCCTATGCAAGGCTGTACCCATCGATATTCAGGGACCGCACCCCAATGAAGGTATCCGACCTTGACCCTGACCTGAGGATAACAAGGGAGGAGATACTCCCCCTCATATATGATGCTGCAGAGAAGTGCGAGCCGCCACTCTTTGAGGACGACCCCCAGGAGAAGCTCAACATAACAGCGAAGCTGGGATTCGGGGTTCATGAGGAACCGGAACCTGAAAATGAAGGCGAGAGCCGATGGTACACCCCCATGAGCTGTGAAAAGATCAAGATACACCTCCCTGACCTCTGCCACCCTGACAGGATATGCGCCAGAATCACAAATCCACTATCATACTATAACAGGATGAAGTGGATCATGAAATCAGAGGGGAAGGGAGATGAAGGTGGAGATGAGGAGAAGGATTCAGAATAG
- a CDS encoding cobaltochelatase subunit CobN, giving the protein MLLRALSGGYIPPVRGNDPARTPDALPTGGNLYGLDPQKIPYWDAYLNGKKMAEEALKSYNTTPSQLGVVLWATETQRDSGATIGFILYLMGLEPIYQQGYQSGNVLGVKAIPLSELGRPRVDVLVTISGIFRETFPQCTVLLDRAFRIAVAASYNTLLAEINKETIAEQLKAALNATMMTIQKAGLFVPGSDPLEMNYIAKHWLEDTKKLLQAGVPAEDAGKMAISRIFGPAIGEWGAKGVREGPQLAWTWNDRLELADTYIHDMQYAYREDEQATPLGEVFTMRLSDVEGVYHSRSTNVRGILDLDHNYEFLGGFGIAVEKMSGKAPQLFILNQIGAEPHVETLSKFINRDLQTKLYNPQWIIEMMKEGYAGASYLSGQFIDNMVGWEVLRPDSITDEMWNNVVDIYLKDKYNLGVTEWLSIGNNAYAMIGITGKLLTMAHKGFWHTDDGTLRLVANTWAKLIAEHGVSCCDCSCGNIAMMQWAMQYVNPDLLARVKAQIYAATRSAAFASQETPDTWNPDTSSNPGGQHGGVSPGETWNTHPSGSSQTGGSPATPGAASQSATPGETGETAPSGQGRAYEVSEMGRSSASATGLPLYAVFGVIALVALLGAGYFLKKP; this is encoded by the coding sequence ATGCTACTTAGAGCCCTAAGTGGTGGATACATCCCCCCGGTCCGTGGTAACGATCCAGCAAGGACACCGGATGCACTTCCAACAGGCGGTAACCTCTATGGTCTTGACCCGCAGAAAATCCCCTACTGGGATGCCTACCTCAATGGCAAGAAAATGGCAGAAGAAGCCCTGAAAAGTTACAATACAACACCATCACAGCTTGGCGTCGTACTATGGGCCACTGAAACCCAGAGGGACAGCGGCGCAACCATAGGCTTCATACTGTACCTAATGGGACTTGAACCAATCTATCAGCAAGGGTACCAGAGTGGCAATGTCCTTGGTGTAAAGGCCATACCACTCAGTGAGCTTGGAAGACCAAGAGTAGATGTCCTCGTAACCATCTCAGGTATATTCAGGGAGACATTCCCACAGTGCACTGTTCTGCTTGACAGGGCCTTCAGAATTGCAGTCGCAGCATCATATAATACCCTCCTCGCTGAAATAAACAAGGAAACAATAGCCGAGCAACTCAAAGCAGCATTAAATGCAACCATGATGACGATCCAGAAGGCTGGTTTATTCGTGCCTGGAAGTGACCCCCTTGAGATGAACTACATTGCAAAGCATTGGCTGGAAGATACGAAAAAATTATTACAGGCAGGCGTACCAGCAGAAGATGCGGGTAAGATGGCTATATCCCGGATATTCGGACCTGCGATTGGAGAATGGGGAGCTAAGGGCGTGCGTGAAGGACCACAGCTAGCATGGACGTGGAACGACCGCCTCGAACTTGCAGACACCTACATCCACGATATGCAATACGCTTACAGAGAAGACGAACAAGCAACACCCCTTGGAGAAGTATTCACAATGAGACTGTCAGACGTGGAAGGAGTATATCACTCAAGATCCACCAATGTTAGGGGCATACTCGACCTGGACCACAATTATGAATTCCTTGGGGGATTCGGTATCGCAGTGGAAAAGATGAGTGGTAAAGCACCGCAACTATTCATACTTAACCAGATAGGCGCTGAACCACACGTGGAGACACTAAGTAAATTCATCAACAGGGACCTGCAGACAAAGCTTTACAATCCCCAGTGGATCATTGAAATGATGAAGGAAGGCTATGCAGGGGCATCATACCTCTCAGGTCAATTCATTGACAACATGGTGGGCTGGGAGGTGCTAAGACCAGATTCAATCACCGATGAAATGTGGAACAACGTCGTAGACATCTATTTAAAAGATAAATACAATCTTGGAGTCACAGAATGGCTGTCCATAGGTAACAATGCCTATGCAATGATTGGCATCACAGGTAAACTCTTAACAATGGCGCACAAAGGTTTCTGGCATACGGATGATGGAACTCTCAGGTTGGTGGCTAACACATGGGCTAAACTGATAGCTGAGCATGGTGTTTCTTGCTGTGATTGCAGTTGCGGTAACATTGCCATGATGCAGTGGGCCATGCAGTATGTGAACCCTGACCTCCTTGCAAGGGTCAAAGCTCAGATATATGCCGCCACAAGAAGCGCTGCCTTTGCATCACAGGAAACTCCTGATACATGGAATCCGGACACATCCTCAAATCCTGGAGGTCAGCATGGTGGTGTTTCACCCGGTGAAACATGGAATACCCATCCATCAGGATCCTCACAGACAGGTGGCAGTCCAGCCACCCCTGGAGCAGCCAGCCAGTCAGCCACGCCCGGAGAAACAGGTGAAACAGCACCTTCTGGTCAGGGAAGGGCATACGAGGTCAGTGAAATGGGAAGATCATCAGCATCAGCTACAGGACTACCGCTATATGCTGTGTTTGGAGTCATAGCTCTAGTAGCCCTTTTAGGTGCAGGTTACTTCCTCAAAAAACCATGA
- the metG gene encoding methionine--tRNA ligase, protein MSKVFITCALPYANGPTHLGHLRSTYIPADIYARYRRLRGDDVLFVCATDEHGTPIAVKAEKEGKKPIEIATRYHEMIRRDLEDCDISFDNFSRTTSRTHYEIAQNFFLKLYERGFIYEKDIKQLYCGECERFLPDRYVEGKCPYCGAEGARGDHCEACGRHLEPLQLEEPLCMVCGSSPEVRKSRHYFFRLSSFQDDIREWIEGSDMPSNVKNYALQWLREGLRDWILTRDMDWGVPVPLEGNDGKIIYVWGEAFLGYISSAVEWSRRTGKPWREYWDDGAIHFIGKDIIYHHSIFWPALLMAYGCRTPENIIAGEYLSLEGSKMSTSKNWVVWTSEFLEKFHKDLLRYYLTVNAPLTRDTDFSWDDFQRRVNDELADVLGNFLHRTFSFTGRFFDGKVPEPSGYTEDDLEFLDSIRDAHESVGKLIDEFRFRDALMFIIKLAKKGNKYFNDQEPWKAVKESPERAATCLYLCNLLAANLGRLLEPFMPSSSGRILETMNLSGGPWGFHELEPGQVIGRAKPLFSKIPDEAIEEEKSKLEAEDEAMSEEVTIDDFARMDIRVGMVMSAEKIEGSDKLLKLIIDTGDGEIQVVAGLAEKYSPEELEGRKVTVLVNLKPARLFGVKSEGMVLATGKTLNILDPRDAEVGERIM, encoded by the coding sequence TTGAGCAAAGTATTCATCACCTGCGCACTTCCATATGCCAACGGTCCAACACATCTCGGTCATCTGAGGTCAACCTACATACCCGCGGATATATATGCAAGGTACCGCAGGCTCAGGGGGGATGATGTTCTCTTTGTATGTGCAACAGATGAGCATGGAACCCCTATAGCTGTGAAGGCTGAAAAGGAGGGTAAAAAGCCCATTGAAATCGCGACAAGGTATCATGAGATGATACGCAGGGACCTTGAGGACTGCGACATATCCTTTGATAACTTCTCAAGGACAACCAGCAGAACCCACTATGAGATAGCCCAGAACTTCTTCCTGAAACTCTATGAAAGGGGATTCATATATGAGAAGGATATAAAGCAACTTTACTGTGGTGAATGTGAACGTTTCCTGCCTGACAGGTACGTTGAGGGGAAATGCCCCTACTGCGGTGCCGAGGGTGCCAGGGGAGATCACTGCGAAGCCTGCGGAAGGCACCTGGAGCCTCTCCAGCTTGAGGAGCCCCTATGCATGGTCTGCGGTTCCAGTCCGGAGGTGAGGAAGTCGAGGCACTACTTCTTCAGGCTGAGCAGCTTCCAGGACGACATCAGGGAGTGGATTGAAGGCTCGGACATGCCATCCAACGTCAAGAACTATGCTCTCCAGTGGCTCCGTGAGGGCCTCAGGGACTGGATACTCACGAGGGACATGGACTGGGGAGTCCCGGTACCCCTTGAGGGGAACGATGGCAAAATCATCTATGTGTGGGGTGAGGCCTTCCTTGGATACATTTCATCTGCGGTTGAATGGAGCAGGAGGACCGGGAAGCCCTGGAGGGAGTACTGGGATGACGGCGCCATCCACTTCATAGGGAAGGACATAATATACCATCACTCCATATTCTGGCCGGCCCTCCTCATGGCCTACGGCTGCAGGACCCCCGAGAACATAATAGCAGGGGAGTACCTCTCACTTGAAGGCAGTAAAATGTCAACAAGTAAGAACTGGGTGGTCTGGACATCTGAATTCCTTGAAAAATTCCATAAGGACCTCCTAAGGTACTACCTGACCGTTAATGCTCCCCTTACAAGGGACACTGACTTCTCATGGGATGACTTCCAGAGGAGGGTTAATGATGAGCTTGCAGATGTCCTCGGCAACTTCCTCCACAGGACCTTCTCATTCACTGGAAGGTTCTTTGATGGGAAGGTGCCTGAACCCTCAGGATACACCGAGGATGACCTTGAGTTTCTTGACTCCATAAGGGATGCCCATGAAAGTGTGGGGAAACTCATCGATGAATTCAGGTTCAGGGACGCCCTCATGTTCATAATTAAGCTTGCCAAGAAGGGTAACAAGTACTTCAATGACCAGGAACCATGGAAGGCCGTTAAGGAGTCGCCGGAGAGGGCCGCAACATGCCTCTACCTCTGCAATCTCCTGGCAGCCAACCTGGGGAGGCTCCTGGAGCCCTTCATGCCATCATCATCAGGGAGGATCCTTGAGACCATGAACCTTTCCGGTGGACCCTGGGGTTTCCATGAACTTGAACCCGGACAGGTCATAGGGAGGGCGAAGCCCCTCTTCTCCAAGATCCCAGATGAGGCGATTGAGGAGGAGAAATCAAAACTTGAAGCGGAGGATGAAGCAATGTCTGAAGAGGTAACAATTGACGATTTTGCAAGGATGGATATAAGGGTCGGCATGGTGATGTCAGCCGAGAAGATAGAGGGATCCGATAAACTGCTGAAGCTTATCATAGACACAGGTGATGGGGAAATACAGGTTGTCGCAGGCCTGGCAGAGAAGTACAGTCCAGAGGAGCTTGAGGGGAGAAAGGTGACCGTCCTGGTTAACCTCAAGCCCGCCAGGCTCTTCGGTGTTAAATCAGAGGGCATGGTACTTGCAACCGGTAAGACACTGAACATACTGG